Proteins encoded within one genomic window of Humulus lupulus chromosome 1, drHumLupu1.1, whole genome shotgun sequence:
- the LOC133820914 gene encoding uncharacterized protein LOC133820914: MGYQKAWRAREKALELARGNQDDSYQKLHIYLHMLKVSNPGTITHLAADNTDHFKYMYLAFANSIKGWKHCRPVIVIDVTYLKTSFGGTLFTASTIDANNNIFPLAFGIGDSENDSSWLWFFTKLKETYGEREGMAIISERHKSIENAIDDVYPKAFHGACIFHLLNNIKVNFGVHGEDLNLNFVKAAKAYRVQSFEHYTHEIDKIDTRIRPYLQKIGYSTWSRCHAPTRRYTMLTSNIAESINAALKVARTLPITTMMEGLRSLVQKWVWKNGNEANRTFTQVTTDTETVLRENFIRTIKFQVFPVNTILYQVVVEQKGNFLVNLMEKTCECKKFQQDEIPCAHAIVVFAKTRLKTYDYVADYYKTTTMKATYDSTVHPLPNESEWTLPETLNKIVLPPKSRKPPGRPRRKRIRSRGEPKVQIKCGRCTQPGHNRKTCRNEPIRKQRNPTKSKKIDK; encoded by the exons ATGGGGTACCAAAAAGCCTGGAGAGCAAGAGAAAAAGCTTTAGAATTGGCAAGGGGAAACCAAGATGATTCATACCAAAAACTTCACATCTACCTTCACATGCTAAAAGTCTcaaacccaggtacaattacacACCTGGCTGCAGACAATACAGATCACTTCAAATATATGTACCTAGCATTTGCAAATTCCATCAAAGGATGGAAACACTGTAGGCCAGTCATTGTGATAGATGTAACTTACTTGAAGACATCATTTGGGGGaactttattcactgcttcaacaaTTGATGCTAACAACAACATATTCCCATTAGCCTTTGGAATAGGAGACTCTGAAAATGATTCATCATGGTTATGGTTTTTCACAAAGCTAAAGGAGACATATGGAGAAAGAGAAG GTATGGCAATCATTTCAGAGAGGCATAAAAGCATAGAAAATGCTATAGATGATGTATACCCAAAAGCTTTCCATGGAGCATGCATATTCCACCTGTTAAACAACATCAAAGTCAATTTTGGTGTCCATGGGGAGGACCTAAACCTAAACTTTGTCAAAGCAGCAAAGGCATACAGGGTACAATCATTTGAGCACTACACGCATGAAATAGACAAGATTGACACACGCATAAGACCGTATTTACAAAAAATTGGATATTCAACTTGGTCTAGATGCCATGCTCCAACAAGAAGATATACAATGTTGACATCAAATATAGCTGAATCAATAAATGCTGCATTGAAAGTTGCAAGAACGCTGCCAATCACTACAATGATGGAGGGCCTTCGAAGTTTAGTTCAAAAATGGGTATGGAAAAATGGTAACGAAGCAAACAGAACATTCACACAAGTAACAACAGATACTGAAACTGTGCTTAGAGAAAACTTTATTCGCACCATTAAATTTCAG GTCTTCCCAGTAAACACTATACTGTACCAAGTTGTGGTTGAACAGAAAGGAAATTTTTTGGTCAACCTAATGGAGAAAACATGTGAATGCAAAAAGTTCCAACAAGACGAAATACCGTGTGCACATGCAATAGTAGTATTCGCCAAAACACGACTGAAAACATATGATTATGTTGCTGATTACTACAAAACTACAACTATGAAAGCAACATATGACTCAACTGTTCATCCATTGCCAAATGAAAGCGAATGGACACTGCCAGAGACTTTAAACAAAATTGTCCTACCACCAAAATCAAGAAAACCACCAGGCCGCCCTAGAAGGAAAAGAATCAGATCTAGAGGAGAACCGAAGGTGCAAATAAAATGTGGAAGATGCACGCAGCCAGGACATAATAGAAAAACATGCAGGAATGAACCAATCCGAAAGCAGCGAAACCCAACAAAGTCAAAGAAAATAGACAAATAA
- the LOC133817197 gene encoding uncharacterized protein LOC133817197, with protein MVGDDDEVPVAMEKRESKPSTHVKSHFVTEFGSSEVKETVKRKGEEVVIVRGLLPFEDEIGQNVSKNECLDYISWIEDKMNFKNKKKKFSDVNNIINPPMDYSFVKISEKMWFYKLQTCGEDLMDTVSNQVLGIMFIN; from the exons ATggttggtgatgatgatgaagttCCTGTTGCTATGGAAAAGAGGGAGTCTAAACCTAGTACTCATGTCAAATCTCATTTTGTTACTGAGTTTGGTTCTTCTGAAGTAAAAGAAACTGTGAAGAGGAAGGGAGAGGAAGTGGTGATTGTTAGAGGATTGCTTCCATTTGAAGATGAAATTGGACAGAATGTTTCAAAAAATGAATGCCTGGATTATATTTCTTGGATTGAGGATAAAATGAATTTTAAGaataa gAAGAAGAAATTTTCTGATGTCAATAACATTATCAATCCACCAATGGATTATTCTTTTGTTAAAATTTCTGAGAAGATGTGGTTTTACAAGCTTCAAACTTGTGGAGAGGACCTTATGGACACTGTAAGTAACCAGGTTCTTGGTATAATGTTTATTAATTAG